A part of Setaria viridis chromosome 8, Setaria_viridis_v4.0, whole genome shotgun sequence genomic DNA contains:
- the LOC117833674 gene encoding agmatine coumaroyltransferase-2 → MKITVQASKAVKPAYGGGIGGDATAVPLTVFDKANFDQHISGINFFRQPAPPNAALVAGLARALAEYREWAGRLGVDAAGSRAILLNDAGARFVEATADVALGDVMPLEPTPDVLRLHPDGDGAEELMLVQVTRFKCGSLAVGHTIHHAVADGRAACNFLLAWGQATRGAAFDPVPAHDRASLFLPRQPPRVAFEHRGVEFKPREEKKPCRRSDVAVVDNDDEVVVQRVRFSREFVAELRSRASAGAPRPYSTLQCVAAHLWRCITKARGLDAREITRLCVAVDGRMRMRHPPVPEGYTGNVVLWARPAAAAGDLVSMPLRLAVELISREVARVDDSYFRSFIDFASSGAVEEERLVPSADSSETVLSPDVEVDSLLHAPFYDLDFGGGPPFFFMPSYLSVEGTVFIVRSFSGDRSMDAYVPLFRRAMDTFNKCCYSLAMADARL, encoded by the coding sequence ATGAAGATCACGGTGCAAGCGTCCAAGGCAGTCAAGCCCGCCTACGGCGGTGGCATCGGCGgcgacgccaccgccgtcccGCTCACGGTGTTCGACAAGGCCAACTTCGACCAGCACATCTCGGGCATAAACTTCTTTCGCCAGCCGGCGCCGCCCAACGCCGCACTCGTGGCAGGGCTCGCCAGAGCGCTCGCCGAGTACCGCGAGTGGGCTGGGCGGCtcggcgtcgacgccgccggcagccgcgcGATCCTGCTCAACGATGCTGGCGCGCGGTTCGTCGAGGCGACGGCCGACGTCGCGCTCGGCGACGTCATGCCGCTGGAGCCGACGCCCGACGTGCTGCGCCTGCAcccggacggcgacggcgccgaggaGCTGATGCTGGTCCAGGTCACGCGGTTCAAGTGCGGCTCCCTTGCCGTCGGCCACACCATAcaccacgccgtcgccgacgggcGCGCcgcctgcaacttcctcctggcCTGGGGCCAGGCCACCCGCGGCGCCGCGTTCGACCCCGTCCCGGCGCACGACAGGGCGTCCCTCTTCCTGCCCCGGCAGCCGCCGCGGGTCGCGTTCGAGCACCGCGGCGTCGAGTTCAAGCCCCGTGAAGAGAAGAAGCCCTGCAGAAGAAgcgacgtcgccgtcgtcgacaaCGACGACGAGGTGGTTGTCCAGAGGGTGCGCTTCAGCCGGGAGTTCGTCGCCGAGCTGAGGTCGCGGGCGTcggcgggggcgccgcggcCGTACAGCACCTTGCAGTGCGTGGCGGCGCACCTGTGGCGGTGCATCACGAAGGCACGCGGCCTTGACGCGCGCGAGATCACCAGGCTCTGCGTCGCCGTGGACGGGCGCATGCGCATGCGCcatccgccggtgccggagggaTACACCGGCAACGTGGTGCTctgggcgcggccggccgctgccgccggggaTCTGGTGTCCATGCCGCTCCGGCTCGCCGTGGAGCTCATATCCCGGGAGGTGGCGCGCGTCGACGACAGCTACTTTAGGTCGTTCATCGACTTCGCCAGCTccggggcggtggaggaggagcggctGGTGCCGTCGGCGGACTCGTCGGAGACGGTGCTGAGCCCGGACGTCGAGGTGGACAGCCTGCTCCACGCCCCGTTCTACGACCTGGACTTCGGCGGCGGTCCGCCGTTCTTCTTCATGCCCAGCTACCTGTCAGTTGAGGGCACCGTGTTCATTGTCCGGTCTTTCTCCGGCGACAGAAGCATGGACGCCTACGTGCCTCTCTTCAGACGCGCCATGGACACCTTCAACAAGTGCTGCTACTCGCTGGCAATGGCGGACGCACGTCTTTAG